The following are encoded together in the Onychostoma macrolepis isolate SWU-2019 chromosome 03, ASM1243209v1, whole genome shotgun sequence genome:
- the wizb gene encoding protein Wiz isoform X1, with the protein MEPEEDLSTRDPQDLMSSPGLLPSTSTSLLSCTFLGGLLHCDDMDKGDGNGDSDGPKCFFPTLEHCGKVQRSPRSSAFPSSLTWDSDSEKETLDEEELQHFSNPHGLAAHSPGSPTSGQQEDRFDIDTCQEPVETKNLFLEKIPLAPLEVENQGDVTYEEIKTTDSSLPKRTAKLKKTFCCFLAVEQDKVSHLPDTTLKEGCQKDKKDEQKMLNSKGREEKITKEPDVYTFPGDSEPESPPPGPWAHCTFIQRRRKKRAILRPFSGLDTWQRTTGAGRKTRGKPSGAKERRKTTKVGEGMFEFKEEKEEKVRGRQRSVVEHQLDGDLSQEIFTCVECSIYFKKRTHLREHMQEHGQVGRSGKKWQCGEKDSWSGHLNKNAFECIECGLEFVDKVLLLDHQRCHEESRQKILEEIGKLKEGDKRVAQQASCSKATEPVNQESTDVSQFVCLKCNFSSDLPQELAEHAKTHNTRTRAGVYRTSPRFQQKSCKKGQVQSSADVTSTLVTSPLNKRYPIRASKKSKETQPESDTSQVDSSSLSCQSASATPGEATEQPDNTTLHENTDPVEELRQTEEPKTTLDNPVEENAPQPQHLMSSPPNPRAAPRRKDVAFKSIGNKRSVRATRGKLGRTRASTRLDPKSTLTPVMKKQVQISNQTEDKCQKEDIPTPEPEHDPKQDSKTDSVEVPALALQLKSSFSASLRGAAERLGLLEGQQAQLRNKLPLILIESLSSDLQTPLLCSRVMETEPPASDPDLKANSASPKKNSKKLEAQEEEPKLKEEKSDSHEKSGEDTLVAAKLEDDDEDDDIDDDEDEEDVVSRLIDALTEEDDDREGLLKSVERKCPYCPDRFHNGIGLANHVRGHLNRVGVSYNVRHFISPEEVNAIEKKFSYQKKKKKVANFDPSTFSVMRCEFCSAGFDTRAGLSSHARAHLRDFGITNWEVTVSPINILRELFAKHPDLVLPTAPTHTLQSSQEQNSDEEQEGRKDMKDEENMTAEPTTLSSDSPKRRWKEEHNISELEDGEEADDGEEEEEEAQMPVTDKLATSPVEKTLFSIEEQSPESKETDTMGSNLLKCEFCGAAFETRRGLSSHARSHLRQLGIGMSENSGAPIDLLYQITKERSIDAHFTATSPTVESPKKLQHHAPIVPIPSPTKDVETEEGMLDTKPPVPFSIAASAIKVSSSPTTHSAAGSLPSSPFVKSRSPSPVLRKAPISSLLPVTSPLRSQEHKTLGKNQSTNLSSPNKPFWAPQDTDAPLNLTMDMDSKDIICQLCGAWFETRKGLSSHARAHLRHFGIEYSESKGSPIDLLNRFILTDDFKHRANSFLSDGPEDLRSQKTSMTSLLPSTSTSPKRSLPSSPVLYKTATSSLRTTIGSKATSSSSHPLLGPPPKKLKASSLQVLRFSSGEVMSFPIEPMKDVGCEFCGELFENRKGLSSHARSHLRQLGITEWSVNGSPIDTLKEIIVRRGLPSIIPLKSPKSPSSSPSPGLPRPALQSSSPPGNVLGRLPFHFAHTPSHDQPTTRKMSPSTSTASSSPTVELVKPKPEPEIVEVTMKGSDMGVNESYNPEPLHSSLNTSDNVYPVNLVMTQEKEPSRDIRCEFCGEFFENRKGLSSHARSHLRHMGITEWSVNGSPIDTLWEVMRRQGTTPASVALGIKEEPGQDGGISLNSPGYQSSALSRKSPLNLLHSGSRLHKHGLGSVGLSSTSPVGKIFGVPPLKKKVLVEEGQPGEKALLIQSKNFSPPPQDYSFKGKASVEKHGVGHMDASCELCGFYFENRKALASHARAHLRQFGVTEWCVNGSPIETLSAWIRSRPQKAAEMQQSYAQGARYAQKKRCSSALSPSCDSDPTTPVSQKPSLAKWASLTLPQKRAIGRDVNSCSWGLSSRGTDAKSRSGSSTQHGLIPQPGTHHSNNALPHAQVAHSELNVRLPRGFERRPLKHPSHAEGGEGESGPPKPRSGTVPALVPKPPSTPLVRLVGKIYSLKCRFCDVEFHGPLSVQEDWIRHLQQHILNLNYNKTASPANDTPAQSDTPDPKPLVSAATSTSTTTTAPATTLSTPSPKPTTTPTSASTPTPAPSQASAGRPAAAEPVPTPAN; encoded by the exons ATGGAGCCTGAGGAGGATCTCTCGACCAGGGACCCCCAAGATCTGATGTCCAGCCCAGGGCTACTGCCTTCAACATCCACCTCCTTACTCAGCTGCACCTTCCTG GGGGGGTTATTGCATTGTGATGACATGGATAAGGGTGATGGAAATGGAGATTCAGACGGTCCAAAATGCTTTTTCCCCACACTGGAGCATTGTGGTAAAGTACAGAGAAGCCCACGATCTTCAGCCTTCCCCTCGTCTCTCACATGGGACTCGGACTCGGAGAAAGAAACCTTGGACG AGGAAGAACTTCAGCACTTTTCTAACCCTCATGGTCTGGCTGCTCACAGCCCAGGAAGTCCCACCTCTGGACAACAAGAAGACAG ATTTGACATCGATACATGCCAAGAACCTGTGGAAACCAAGAACTTATTTCTTGAGAAGATCCCACTTGCCCCCCTGGAGGTGGAGAATCAAGGAGATGTTACATACGAGGAGATTAAAACTACAGACTCCAGCCTACCTAAACGTACAgcaaaacttaaaaaaa CCTTTTGCTGTTTTCTTGCAGTGGAACAAGACAAAGTGAGCCATCTACCAGATACTACACTGAAAGAGGGATgccaaaaagacaaaaaagatgagcagaaaatgcttaatagtaaAGGGCGAGAAGAGAAGATCACCAAAGAGCCAGATGTATACACCTTCCCAGGAGACTCTGAACCAGAAAGTCCACCACCTGGGCCTTGGGCGCACTGCACCTTCATCCAACGGCGAAGAAAAAAGAGGGCCATATTGAGGCCTTTCTCTGGCTTAGATACTTGGCAGCGCACAACGGGAGCCGGCAGGAAGACCAGAGGAAAACCCTCGGGAGCAAAGGAGCGTAGGAAAACCACAAAGGTTGGGGAAGGGATGTTTGAATTTAAAGAGGAAAAGGAAGAGAAGGTACGGGGAAGGCAGAGGTCAGTAGTAGAGCACCAACTGGATGGAGACCTCTCCCAAGAGATTTTTACATGTGTAGAATGTAGCATTTACTTCAAAAAACGCACCCATCTACGTGAACACATGCAAGAGCATGGCCAGGTTGGTAGATCTGGGAAGAAATGGCAATGTGGAGAAAAAGACTCTTGGAGTGGACATCTtaataaaaatgcttttgaatGTATAGAGTGTGGTCTGGAGTTTGTAGACAAGGTACTGCTGCTGGATCATCAGCGATGTCATGAGGAGTCACGGCAGAAAATCCTTGAAGAGATTGGAAAATTAAAAGAGGGGGATAAGCGGGTGGCACAGCAAGCCAGTTGCAGTAAGGCAACGGAGCCAGTCAACCAAGAGTCAACAGATGTTAGCCAGTTTGTGTGTCTCAAGTGCAACTTTAGCTCTGATTTGCCTCAAGAACTTGCTGAGCATGCCAAGACGCACAACACTCGAACAAGAGCTGGTGTCTATCGAACCTCACCCCGCTTTCAACAGAAGTCCTGCAAGAAAGGACAAGTTCAATCCTCTGCAGATGTTACATCAACTCTTGTCACATCACCTCTCAACAAGAGGTACCCCATCCGGGCATccaaaaaatctaaagaaacaCAGCCCGAAAGTGACACTTCACAGGTGGACTCTAGTTCGTTGTCTTGTCAAAGTGCTTCTGCAACCCCAGGAGAGGCCACAGAGCAACCTGATAATACAACTCTGCATGAAAATACAGACCCTGTGGAGGAGTTGAGACAAACAGAAGAGCCCAAGACAACTCTGGATAATCCTGTGGAAGAGAATGCTCCACAACCTCAGCATCTCATGTCGTCTCCGCCAAATCCCAGGGCTGCTCCGCGGCGTAAGGATGTGGCATTCAAAAGTATAGGGAATAAACGCTCAGTCCGGGCCACAAGGGGTAAACTGGGGCGCACAAGAGCGAGTACAAGACTAGATCCTAAGTCCACCCTTACTCCCGTTATGAAAAAACAAGTACAAATCTCAAACCAGACCGAAGATAAGTGCCAGAAAGAAGACATTCCAACACCAGAACCAGAGCATGATCCAAAACAAGACTCCAAAACAG ACTCTGTGGAGGTACCTGCCCTGGCCTTGCAGCTGAAGAGCAGCTTCTCAGCCAGCCTCCGAGGGGCAGCAGAGAGGCTGGGGTTGCTTGAGGGGCAGCAAGCCCAGCTAAGAAACAAGTTACCCCTCATCCTCATAGAGTCTCTCAGCTCTGACCTCCAAACTCCCCTCTTATGCAGCAGGGTGATGG AGACGGAGCCACCTGCCAGTGATCCGGATCTCAAAGCCAATTCCGCCTCGCcaaaaaagaacagcaaaaaGCTTGAAGCACAGGAGGAGGAACCCAAACTCAAAGAAGAAAAATCTGATAGTCACGAGAAGAGTGGAGAAGACACACTTGTTGCTGCAAAACtagaagatgatgatgaagatgatgatatTGATGATGACGAAGATGAAGAGGATGTTGTTAGTCGTCTTATTGATGCATTAACTGAGGAAGATGATGATAGAGAGGGGTTGTTGAAGAGTGTGGAAAGAAAATGCCCTTATTGCCCAGATAGATTCCATAATGGCATCGGACTAGCCAATCATGTTAGGGGTCACCTGAACAGAGTGGGTGTCAGTTACAATGTTAGGCACTTCATCTCTCCGGAAGAGGTCAATGCCATTGAGAAGAAATTCTCCtaccagaaaaaaaagaaaaaag TTGCCAACTTTGACCCGTCGACCTTCAGCGTAATGAGATGTGAGTTCTGCAGTGCTGGCTTTGACACCAGAGCTGGTCTCTCCAGTCATGCCCGAGCCCATCTCAGAGACTTTGGCATCACCAACTGGGAAGTCACGGTTTCACCTATTAATATTCTCCGAGAGCTTTTTGCCAAGCATCCAGATCTTGTTCTACCCACTGCACCCACTCATACTCTCCAGTCAAGTCAAGAGCAAAACTCTGATGAGGAGCAAGAGGGCAGGAAAGACATGAAGGATGAGGAGAACATGACAGCAGAACCCACCACTCTTTCTTCTGACTCTCCAAAACGGCGCTGGAAGGAAGAGCACAATATAAGTGAACTAGAGG ATGGGGAGGAGGCAGACGATGgggaagaggaagaagaggaggccCAAATGCCTGTTACAGATAAATTGGCCACAAGTCCAGTAGAAAAGACCCTGTTCTCTATTGAGGAACAGAGCCCTGAATCCAAAGAGACAGACACTATGG GCTCTAACCTGTTGAAATGTGAGTTCTGTGGTGCTGCCTTCGAGACACGTCGTGGTTTGTCTAGCCATGCCCGCTCTCACCTACGCCAGCTCGGCATCGGTATGTCAGAGAACAGTGGCGCACCCATTGATCTCCTCTACCAGATTACTAAGGAACGCTCCATTGATGCACACTTCACTGCCACCTCCCCTACTGTGGAATCTCCTAAGAAGCTCCAGCACCATGCCCCTATTGTTCCTATACCTAGCCCCACAAAAGATGTTGAAACTGAAGAAGGAATGCTGGACACCAAGCCCCCTGTCCCATTCTCTATTGCGGCTTCTGCTATTAAAGTTTCCTCTTCCCCAACTACTCACTCTGCAGCTGGCTCCCTGCCTTCCTCTCCATTTGTAAAGTCTCGGTCCCCTTCCCCAGTGCTGAGAAAGGCTCCCATCTCTTCCCTCCTACCCGTGACTTCCCCACTGCGATCCCAGGAGCATAAGACCTTAGGAAAGAACCAGTCTACAAACCTCTCCAGTCCAAACAAACCATTCTGGGCACCGCAAGATACGGATGCCCCATTGAATCTTA CGATGGACATGGACTCTAAAGACATTATTTGCCAGTTGTGTGGTGCATGGTTTGAAACAAGAAAAGGCCTCTCGAGTCATGCTCGTGCCCATTTGCGCCATTTTGGGATTGAGTACTCAGAATCCAAGGGCTCCCCCATTGACTTACTCAATCGGTTCATCTTGACTGATGACTTTAAGCACAGAGCAAATTCTTTTCTCTCAGATGGTCCAGAAGACCTGAGGTCCCAGAAGACCAGCATGACGTCCCTCTTACCCTCCACTTCCACTTCCCCTAAGAGATCTCTTCCCTCCAGCCCTGTCCTATATAAAACAGCAACCTCTTCTTTGAGGACAACAATTGGCTCCAAAGCTACCTCCTCTTCTTCCCACCCCTTATTGGGCCCACCCCCAAAGAAGCTGAAAGCATCCTCATTGCAGGTCCTTCGTTTCAGTAGTGGGGAAGTGATGTCCTTTCCTATTG AGCCGATGAAAGACGTGGGCTGTGAATTCTGCGGAGAACTTTTTGAGAACCGCAAAGGCCTCTCCAGTCATGCTCGCTCCCATCTGCGCCAACTTGGGATCACCGAATGGTCTGTGAATGGCTCACCTATTGACACACTAAAAGAGATTATAGTCCGCCGAGGCCTGCCGTCCATCATACCTCTGAAGTCCCCCAAATCCCCCTCTTCTTCTCCGAGCCCTGGACTGCCTCGGCCCGCACTCCAGTCCTCTTCCCCACCAGGGAATGTGCTTGGGCGCCTGCCTTTCCATTTTGCCCACACTCCAAGCCACGACCAGCCTACTACCCGCAAAATGTCTCCTTCGACATCTACTGCCAGTTCTTCCCCAACCGTAGAGCTGGTTAAACCGAAACCAGAGCCTGAAATTGTAGAGGTTACCATGAAAGGATCAGACATGGGAGTAAATGAAAGCTACAACCCAGAGCCACTACATTCCAGTTTAAACACTTCAGATAATGTTTATCCAGTCAACTTGG TTATGACTCAGGAGAAGGAACCTTCCCGTGATATTCGCTGTGAATTCTGTGGCGAATTCTTCGAAAACCGTAAAGGCCTCTCAAGCCATGCGCGTTCACACTTGAGGCATATGGGTATCACAGAGTGGTCTGTGAATGGCTCGCCCATTGACACGCTGTGGGAAGTCATGAGGAGACAAGGCACTACCCCTGCATCTGTTGCCTTGGGCATAAAGGAGGAACCGGGTCAGGATGGTGGGATTTCATTGAACAGTCCAGGCTATCAGTCCTCTGCCCTGTCCCGCAAGTCACCTCTTAACCTGCTCCACTCGGGCTCGCGTCTTCATAAGCATGGGCTGGGAAGCGTTGGCTTGTCCTCCACCTCACCTGTGGGGAAGATTTTTGGAGTGCCTCCACTGAAGAAGAAGGTGCTGGTGGAGGAGGGACAGCCAGGAGAGAAAGCACTGCTCATCCAATCTAAAAACTTCTCTCCTCCCCCACaggactattcctttaagggtAAAGCCTCAGTGGAGAAGCATGGGGTAGGCCACATGG ATGCCAGTTGTGAACTCTGTGGATTCTACTTTGAGAACCGGAAGGCACTGGCCAGTCACGCTCGAGCACATTTACGACAGTTTGGCGTGACGGAGTGGTGTGTAAATGGCTCGCCTATCGAGACGCTGAGTGCCTGGATACGCAGCCGTCCACAGAAGGCAGCAGAGATGCAGCAAAGTTATGCACAAGGAGCCCGCTATGCccaaaaaaaa AGGTGCAGTTCCGCTCTCTCACCGTCCTGTGACTCTGACCCTACAACTCCTGTTTCTCAAAAGCCCTCACTGGCCAAATGGGCATCTCTCACTTTGCCTCAAAAGAGAGCAATTGGACGGGATGTCAACAGTTGTTCCTGGGGGCTGTCATCACGGGGAACTGACGCAAAAAGCAGAAGTGGAAGTTCCACTCAGCATGGCCTTATTCCACAGCCTGGCACTCATCATTCCAATAATGCACTTCCACATGCGCAGGTGGCGCATAGTGAACTCAACGTGCGTTTGCCACGAG GATTTGAGAGACGGCCACTTAAACACCCATCACATGCTGAAGGAGGGGAGGGAGAGAGTGGCCCCCCAAAGCCTCGCTCCGGTACCGTTCCTGCCCTTGTGCCAAAGCCCCCCTCCACCCCACTGGTTAGACTTGTGGGTAAAATTTACTCACTCAAGTGCCG GTTCTGTGATGTGGAGTTTCACGGCCCTCTCTCAGTACAGGAGGACTGGATCAGGCACCTACAGCAGCACATTCTCAATCTCAACTACAATAAGACTGCTTCACCCGCAAACGACACTCCTGCCCAAAGTGACACTCCTGATCCCAAGCCCCTAGTCTCAGCTGCTACCTCCACGTCAACTACAACCACAGCTCCTGCCACGACCCTGTCCACGCCCTCCCCAAAGCCCACAACTACACCCACATCAGCCTCCACACCTACTCCCGCCCCCAGCCAAGCCTCCGCGGGGCGGCCGGCCGCAGCAGAGCCAGTTCCTACTCCTGCTAATTAG